A genomic region of Lysinibacillus sp. 2017 contains the following coding sequences:
- a CDS encoding cupin domain-containing protein — MYYMPYTYQYPNYSNGPTHPQGNPTGYWAVPNELPFGSYQYGDGGNLLKDYGANPFVININEATKQNNTYRTALWTGNHLQVTLMSINVGEDVGLEIHPNVDQFLRVEQGQGIVQMGKSKDNLSFQCRIFDDSAIIIPSGMWHNVTNTGNIPLKLYSIYAPPNHPFGTVHKTKTDAMIMEAGLGEPH, encoded by the coding sequence ATGTACTATATGCCTTACACGTATCAATATCCTAATTATTCAAATGGACCAACGCATCCTCAAGGAAATCCTACTGGCTATTGGGCTGTTCCTAATGAGTTGCCGTTTGGTTCTTATCAATATGGTGACGGTGGAAACTTATTAAAAGATTATGGAGCAAACCCATTTGTTATAAATATCAACGAGGCCACCAAGCAAAACAACACGTATCGTACAGCACTATGGACAGGAAATCATCTGCAAGTCACATTAATGAGCATCAATGTTGGTGAAGATGTCGGTTTGGAAATACACCCTAATGTGGACCAATTCTTACGTGTTGAACAAGGTCAAGGGATTGTACAAATGGGTAAGAGTAAAGATAATTTAAGTTTCCAATGTAGAATCTTCGATGACTCAGCTATTATTATACCATCCGGAATGTGGCACAATGTCACAAATACAGGAAATATCCCATTAAAATTGTACTCTATCTATGCCCCGCCTAACCACCCATTCGGTACTGTTCATAAAACTAAAACAGATGCAATGATTATGGAAGCAGGTTTGGGTGAACCACATTAA
- a CDS encoding GNAT family N-acetyltransferase has translation MEVKGKFIYLRSIEEEDMESIYMSCQDEEFLYMTGTRKTFTLDEIIKSYKQFSKDPTRYDFAICLVDTDEIIGDLSIVDIDQDNKKAGFRISLHSKNTLNKGYGTEATQLALKFTFEELKLNRLELEVFSHNVRGIKAYEKAGFKKEGTLRQSLYMNNKYSDEVLMGMLQEDYYK, from the coding sequence ATGGAGGTAAAGGGAAAATTCATATACTTAAGATCTATTGAAGAGGAAGATATGGAAAGCATTTATATGTCTTGTCAAGATGAAGAATTTTTGTATATGACGGGTACTCGTAAGACATTTACACTTGATGAAATCATTAAAAGTTATAAACAGTTTAGTAAAGACCCGACACGTTATGATTTTGCCATTTGTTTAGTAGATACGGATGAAATAATAGGTGATTTATCCATAGTAGACATTGACCAAGACAATAAAAAGGCGGGTTTTAGAATATCGCTGCATAGTAAAAATACTTTGAACAAAGGTTATGGTACTGAAGCCACTCAACTTGCACTAAAATTTACTTTTGAGGAGCTTAAACTAAATCGTTTGGAATTAGAAGTATTTTCTCATAACGTTCGAGGCATAAAAGCATATGAAAAAGCAGGGTTTAAAAAAGAGGGAACATTGAGACAATCCCTTTACATGAACAATAAATATTCTGATGAAGTCCTAATGGGCATGCTTCAAGAAGACTACTATAAATAA